A section of the Falco peregrinus isolate bFalPer1 chromosome 3, bFalPer1.pri, whole genome shotgun sequence genome encodes:
- the LOC101914653 gene encoding histamine H3 receptor-like: MQFSPQAELTWIRNMHNSSAETPHTAGSCNVTLPTQPPSSEFSLGVLVLLAFLMVLLALVTILGNILVILAFIMDRNLRHRSNYFFLNLAISDFAVGAFCMPLYIPYSLTGKWHLGRGLCKLWLVMDYLLCTASVFNIVLISYDRFLSVTKAVSYRARQGITSNPVIKMVATWVFAFLLYCPAILFWEHVAGHSVVAPDQCYAEFFDNWYFLLCASTLEFFVPLLSVTYFNVHIFHSIQRRQRHGSTQDCEPPRSSSLSWRFCFLPRPEASSQSEAEDSVSSLRRSWRPAVTAIRPSPTQTSPTALKKDFSVSFRSRTGSKLQQDKKIAKSLAIIVCVFAICWAPYTLLMIIRGACQGKCIHSSLYETTFWLLWINSSLNPFLYPLCHVKFRMAFMNILCPKKFATLRLGSF; this comes from the exons ATGCAATTTtctccccaggctgagctgaCCTGGATACGCAACATGCACAACAGCAGCGCTGAAACCCCGCACACAGCGGGCAGCTGTAACGTGACTTTGCCCACACAGCCCCCGAGCTCCGAGTTTTCGCTGGGCGTGTTGGTGCTGCTGGCTTTCCTCATGGTGTTGCTAGCTCTGGTCACCATCCTTGGGAACATCCTGGTGATCCTTGCTTTCATCATGGACAGGAACCTCCGGCACCGGAGTAACTATTTCTTCCTCAATCTTGCCATTTCTGACTTTGCAGTGG GTGCGTTCTGCATGCCTCTCTACATCCCTTACAGCCTGACAGGGAAATGGCACTTGGGAAGAGGCCTGTGCAAGCTCTGGCTAGTTATGGACTATCTCCTGTGCACAGCTTCAGTGTTTAACATTGTTCTTATCAGCTATGACCGTTTCCTCTCCGTTACTAAAGCT GTATCTTACAGAGCCCGGCAGGGAATAACATCCAACCCTGTCATCAAGATGGTGGCCACCTGGGTCTTTGCCTTCCTTCTCTACTGCCCAGCGATCCTCTTTTGGGAGCACGTGGCCGGACACAGCGTGGTAGCGCCGGATCAGTGCTACGCCGAGTTCTTTGACAACTGGTACTTTCTCTTGTGCGCGTCCACCCTGGAGTTCTTTGTGCCGCTGCTCTCGGTGACCTACTTCAACGTGCACATCTTCCACAGTATCCAGAGGCGCCAGCGGCACGGCAGCACGCAGGACTGTGAGCCTCCAAGGAGCAGCAGCTTGTCCTGGAGATTTTGCTTCTTGCCAAGGCCAGAAGCATCGTCTCAGTCGGAAGCAGAGGACAGTGTTTCGTCATTAAGAAGGTCATGGAGACCAGCAGTGACGGCTATCCGCCCATCTCCAACACAAACCAGCCCCACAGCTCTCAAAaaggacttttctgtttctttccgTTCAAGAACTGGGTCAAAACTGCAGCAGGACAAGAAAATAGCAAAGTCGCTTGCCataattgtgtgtgtgtttgccatTTGCTGGGCCCCGTACACTTTACTGATGATTATTCGTGGGGCCTGTCAAGGGAAGTGCATCCATAGCTCCTTGTATGAAACAACCTTTTGGCTTTTGTGGATCAATTCCTCTCTGAACCCATTTCTCTACCCTCTCTGTCATGTTAAATTTCGAATGGCTTTCATGAATATATTATGTCCCAAAAAGTTTGCAACATTGAGATTAGGTTCTTtctag